A region of the Phoenix dactylifera cultivar Barhee BC4 chromosome 10, palm_55x_up_171113_PBpolish2nd_filt_p, whole genome shotgun sequence genome:
AAACCGGCATTGTATTTCTCGAGATTTGGTTTATTGTATCTAAATTTTACTCATAGCTTGGGCCTTGGTGGCTGAGACTGTGGTCACTCTTAATCCAAGAAAACCACCATTACCATCCCTTCGCTCAtacttcatctctctctctaaatTCATAAATTTCGCCATAGAGTGGATTCCTGGGTGCGACTTTCTTGGTCTTCCACCCTATTTCACGCaacttatattataaataaataaataaataaataaaagcagCAGTGGTTCTCCACCTCTCTCATTCTGCCATCAATCTTCCAGCCAGAGTCAAATTTGACCGCCGGCACGAATCGTAAAGCCCAGCTGTCTCCCCAGCCCCTTCACAGCGCCGGACGCCCTTTCTCCCAGGCTCCCAGCCCTTCTTCCAAGTTCCTGCCAGCGTtcgtcttcttctctttttccgaGTCCAGCAGCCTCTCTCTCCAGCCTCCATGGCGATCCCTCGCCGCCGGGCCATCTCTTTCCTcccgctcctcctcctcccgctCCTCCTCGTCCTCTCCGTCGCCACCGACGAGGACGACGTCCGCTGCCTCCGGGGAGTGCAGCAGGCCTTGTCGGCTCCCGACGGCGGGCTCAACTGGAACTTCTCCAACAAGACGGTGGGCTTCGTGTGCAACTTCGTCGGCGTCTCGTGCTGGAATCCGCAGGAGAATCGCGTCATCGCGCTCAGCCTCCCATCCATGTCCCTCTCCGGCACCATCCCCTCCGCTCTTCAGTACTGCCGCGCCGCCACCACCCTCGACCTCTCCTCCAACTCCCTCTCCGGTCTCATCCCCTCCGACCTCTGCGACTGGCTCCCCTTCCTCGTCACCCTCGACCTCTCCTCCAACTCCCTCTCCGGCCCCGTCCCTCCCGAACTATCCAAGTGCCGGTTCCtcaacgccctcctcctctcctccaatTCCTTCTCCGGCCCCATCCCCGCGTCTCTCTCCCAGCTCAACCGCCTCAAGAAGCTCGATCTCTCCAGCAACCAGCTCTCCGGCCCCATCCCCAACCAGCTCTCCTCCTTCGATTCCTCCTCCTTCGCCAACAACCCCTCCCTCTGCGGCCACCCCGTCTCATCCGGCTGCGGCCGCCGCCTCACCCGCACGAGCCTCATCATAATCATCGCCGCCGGCGTCTTCGGCGCCGCCGTCTCCTTGATCCTCGCCTTTGCCATCTGGCGCTGGTGCTTCTCCGGCACGCCCTCCTCGAGGAGGAAAAAGAGTGACGGTCGTGATGCGGAGAGGCTTGATGGGAGCCGGTGGTGGGCGGAGCGGCTGCGGAGCTCGCACAACCGGCTGGTGCCGGTCTCGCTGTTCCAGAAGCCGATCGTGAAGGTCAAGCTGGCGGATCTGATGGCGGCGACGGCGGATTTCCACCCGGATCACATCGTCACCGCTGGGAGCGGCCGGACGGGGACCTCTTACGAAGCGGTGCTCCCCGACGGCTCGGCGCTGACGGTGAAGCGGCTCCATGGCTGTATCCTGCCGGAGAAGCTGTTCCGGGTGGAGATGGGCCGGATCGGACAGCTCCGGCACCCCAATCTGGTGCCCCTTCTTGGATTCTGCGTTGTGGAGGACGAAAGGCTTCTTGTCTACAAGCACATGTCTAACGGTGCCTTGTCGGTGGCTCTCCGGTCGGCCGGCGAGGAGATCGACTGGCCGGCGAGGCTCAGGATCGGGGTCGGAGCTGCCCGGGGTCTTGCCTGGCTTCATCATGGATTCCAGGTCCCCTTCCTCCACCAGAGCATGAGCTCCAGTGCTGTGCTtcttgatgaggattatgaggcCAGGATCACCGATTTTGGGTTGACGAGGCTTGTCAGGCCGTCATCCGGCGACGGCCACAACACGAGCCCCTTCATGAATGGGGATTTCGGGGAGTTCGGGTATGCGGCGCCGGAGTATTCCACCAATCCTCTGGCCACCACCAAGGGGGATGTGTATGGGTTTGGGCTTGTTCTACTGGAGCTCGCCACTGGGCAGAGGCCGACGGAGATCACCAGCAATGCGGCCGGGGAAGGGTTCAAGGGGAGCTTGGTGGATTGGGTTAATCAGCTCGCTGCTGCCGGTCGAATTGCCGATGCCATCGATAAATCAATCCGCGGGAGGGGACATGACGGTGAGATCGTGCAGTTCTTGAAGGTTGCTCTCGGGTGCGTCGTTGCCCAGCCCAACGAGAGGTCTTCCATGTATCAGGTGTACCAGTCTCTGAAGGCCATCGGAGAGGACCATGATCTCTCGGAGCAGTTTGACGAATTCCCTCTTGTTTATGGCAAGGACGATCCGGATACTATGtagttgctgctgctgctgctggtgtGTATTCACGTCCCTCTTCTGTTTCCTGGAAGCCATGAAAATGGTATCATTACGATTAACGAATGGATGGTAGGCTCTGTCTTGCTGTTGTTTAAAAGTCCTTATATAACTTTAATCCATATGTACTATTGCTGTTGTATGATCATATGCTACAACGCCCTTTAGCTTTCTCGATTCCTTGAACTGTAATCCtggtggaggaggaggcttcGGGTACCccccgcggggggggggggggggggggggggggggctactCGTTGATGTTGTGACATGCCCTTTGCCCTCATAGCGAGGGAATTCAAATTAGTTTTGTCAAGAATCTTGTGTTGAACAGTGCTCTCTCTGTAGCTTACTTTCTTGGTAGATAGCAGCACTCACTGCTAGTGCAGCatgtaactttttttttccgTGTGATAATATGCTACTTCTTTGTTAATTGGTTATCGCAATCACCTGTTCATAGTCTTACTCATTATATCTGTCAGTTGCTGATTGTCTTGTCTTCTTTTTACAACAGACTGTTGCTATATAGACCACTGTTTGAATGCTTAAGTATCAACAACATGCACTATCTGCTTTCTAGGACTGCTTCAAGCAAGATTGGTGGATTTTAATGTCTTATACTAGTTATAAACTTTCCTGTTCTGTTGTTCCATTGATGCTTGCTTTTCTTGTTAAGCAATAAATCGAGTCTCAATGTCTTTTGTACTTTTCTTATCGATTATTGGCTTGTGAGTTGGGATTGTCTGGATAACAGCTTTTAATGTTAGtttgttttcaattttttcctttttttttttttttaaagtttaggtTATTTTTCCTTTTGTCACTTTGTGGGACAGCTTTTCTTGGCCTGACGTATCTTCTGCATTATGTTACTTCAACATGATGACATTGCTGAATCTGACATGTATTTGGTGTTATGTTACTTCGAAGTGACTGATAGgcaggagttttttttttttggtaaaaatagGCAGGAGTTTATCAGTTACTGACTTATTACCATTTTCCTCATTTAGTGCGACTTCCATCTCTAACGTACTCGTTCCTCATGATTCTATGTTAATATTCTCATCTCTGCAACATTCATTTCTTTTGCTTGAATCCTCGTTATTGCTCAACATTTTGAGCCATATATTGTTGAGCCTTATTGTTACttcattaaattttctccttagTTGTCTTAGTTTGCATTGGTCATGTCACTACCTGAAAGCGCTTTGCAATTTCTTCAATCTATAGCTTTAATTCTACTACATGTGATTTCATTATCTCTCCACTCTGctgtgcaaaaataaaactgttcGCACTCTGCCATCTCTTGTCCATTAATCTTGATTGGTtcctcattttcattttttgttgAAGTTGCGCTCGATACACTCAGCTTCCATTCTATTGATATTAGGCCCTTATTATCTAAAGCATATAATATGTTTTTCTAGTACAAGATGATACTACTAATGATCCGAAGCTAAATCCCATGACATTCAAGATCCTAAGCACTCACTCAACCAATTAAGCAATGTATCGTGGACTCATATTCTCTTTAACAGTTCACCTTCAGTTCTACAGGTTACCATGCAAGTTTCTTTTAGCATGAGACACCCATACCTGGTGCTTGTGCTTTTAAGGTAAACAAGTTCTTGATTACCTGTATTCTTGACTTTCAACCACAACAGGATACGGACACACATTTCAGATTAAATAAACCTACTCTtgcttaatttttaatattttgtaaCATGAGAATCTTTGTTGGCCCAGAGATGCAACATTCAAATAGCAAAGGCTAGTGTCCTGACTTGGCTTAGTCAAAGGTTctaacttcccttcatccaccaAGACATGAGTTTTGCACGATCCAATCAGTTTGAATTCAAAGTAGCGATCTCACATAAGTTCTCTTGTTCACTAGCTTGTTAGCTGACATATAACATTACTTTGTCAATGTATCAATTCCATTCACAAAGTTCTAATGCCTGCTTCATCATCCATCACGAAATacatgttttcttgatggttcaTGCTCGCTACCTTTCTACTTGATGTTTATTTCTTTATATGCATTCAATTGTGAGCGTTATTCATCTATTTGGTGTGCTATATTAATTTGTCCTAATCATTTAGTTCTCGCTTGTATGCTATTGTAACTCCCTCAACAGTGATTTTTGATGTCAGTTTGGATGTCCATTTTTATCGTATTGTTCAGTTTATAATATTGGAATATTGATCTGCTATAATGGCATTGCAATATTAGCATTTAGAAATGTTGGACACATATATCTTCTATTTTTGTGTTTTTTGGTATTTTAGAATTTATCCATTGATAATATTGTGTCTTATCTGCTATTTTGGATCAGTTCTATCGCCGCACTGTCATAACAGAACAAGAAGGAATATCCacattatttttttccaaaaaagaaaCTGATAATGTTTATCGGCTTAGATCCTTTGACATAGAGTATGAAGCTAGATGCTAGGGATTGAGACTGTTACAGTCAAACCCACTCTAAGGCACAGAGACAAGTGCTGACAGAATTGAGTGCTTTCTATATTGCACAAGGTTTCTACAAAGTTAAACCATACTCTTATTGTTTATGAAATAAGTGGCTAAACTCATCTATACCGATCAACATAATATACTGTTTCCCTTATGTGCAAAGATCTGTCCAGAGAAATGTAGGGCTTTCTGtattttctttcaattttaCTACAATTTCACAAATATTAGATTATTCCCTGCCCATCGTGAATCCCCTTAGTGAATTATAGAAACTCTAGGTTCTTTTGTCAGTTCACTTGGGATTTCAGAGCAAACTCATGCTCAGCTTACATTGTGATATAAGGGTTTAAATATATGTTCATTGCGGACTCTCTGAAACTCTTTAGTTGGTATCGGAAGTAATTCTAGGAGATCAAAATGTCAAGAATTTAAgttttggtttagtccaaagaACCAGCTTGTAACCAGTAATTAGATTTGTTAgccgaaaaaaaaaacttgcgaTTAGATGTTCAGACTACCATCAGGCCAACTTAAATTGGTATTGATATTTTCTTTCTATAAGTTTATTTCCCTGTTCTACCCtattttatattgtttatgGCTTAGTCCTGTAATACTTCTCTACTACCACAACTTGATGCCTgcaaagaacaagaagagagacTCACCTTCAACATGAAATAATGAAGGGAAGCTCCTTTATGGCAGGTGGGATCAAACATGTAAATTTTGCCCTTGTTCAAACTGTGCTGATATCTCACATCTGTTTCTTAAAACAAAACTATCTGATAGACCATCCATTCAGGAGGTTCATTTTTCATGCTTCTGCCTCCTGTCACCATTCCATCATGATAGCTGCTTATTTGTTAAATCACTGTTAATTGAGTTTCCATCCTGAGAAAATAACCGAGGTAAGCAAGCTCACGAAACATTatcctgtgtgacatatcaggtTTTTTCCCCTGGTTATCCGTATTCTCTGAGAAATCCCATTGGCCTTTCCAGGGTGCATCCCGGATTTATGATAGGATATACTGCACACATGCTTTATAAAGTTTCGGTTTTAATAATTCCTTTctgattatattaataaattttcAGATTGCTCATGACTGTTGAGCAAGTTTGAAACTTTGGCTATTTGCtttgttgtatttgtgttctcaTGTTTCCTGGATGCGGACTGCAATGCTGGCCATATGGATGTGTAAGTTTGCCTCTAGAAATATGTTTGTGCAGCGAGTTAGTGGTCTGTGGTGACTGTTCCTACCAAATCTTCACTGCTACGTGTTGCAATCACAGTCATGACCCAAATAAACAAACTGTGTTCTGTCAATTAAACGTTCTTTAGCCTGTTCTCTAGTCTTTTGTTTTGCTTGCGCTGTGACTTTGAATTGGGACTTAAAAAATATTGGAGTCAGACgtggagggaaggaaaacctcTTGGATTGTTAGAAGGGTATATGGCAGCCAGCAAACATCAACCATCTTGAATCTGTGTTCCTAAACGCGGTCAAGAATAAGGACTTTTCTTTGCAGGGAATTTCAGAGAAATGACATGGTTGAACTGGTCACAGGTTGACGATACGTAAGGCGCTTTCAGTCACCTTTGAATATTCATAACCCATAAAAAGGGTTGGAATATGTAAACTGAATCGATTCGCACATTGTTTTCATGAGGAAAGTCTTTACACTGGGCTCCACTGAATTTCTTCCTATATGAAAGCGGATGGTCTTATCATCATTCTCTGATTCCAAATACTGATGCATAAAAGCTTCAGGCCTGGAGTGGAGGACCTGAGGTTCTCGAGTAGGGGCCTGATGGAGCAAGAATTATTGACTCTCTTTAAATTGTTATCCATATCACCGCTGTAGTCCGGTGCTTGTCATCATGTGTGGTGATGCATCCATCAAGATGGAAGGCAGAAATTTGtggtgatatatatatatatatatatatatatataacagcaTGGAGGGGAAAAGGAACAGACTCAGACTCTCCTAAAGAAATTTTTCTGAATGGTGTGCAGCATAGAAGTTAATCTAGTCAGCAGCACTGTTCGTCTTTTGATGGACATAAGTGGCCTATAAGAAGCTAAAATCTCTTATGAGCCTACAGATATCTCGAAGCAGTGGATGCCGGCCAACATGGCTAGGTTTGGATACTTTTGCCGGACTCGATATATGACCCTTTTCGGGATAGGTTTGGATATAGGGTTCTTTCAGTTTGGGTGGATGCTGGCGAGAGTTTTTGATCTAGAGTGGTCAGTCACTTTATCATTGGTTCTCTGGTTCTTTTGGTAGACACCAAGGTTTGTGCAGTCATTGGGGTATGAATGTAGGTTAGGTCAAGTTTGGTCATGTGAAAGTATGCTATGGTTAGGTCAGGTGGGGGCTTGGGATTTGACCTATTGGTGGCTCTGGGCCGACTTGACCCAATCAGATAAGTTAGCGGCCAGCACGGCATCTATTGTTGTTCTAACTTCAACCGGACCTGACTCATCATGATGGCAAAATTCTGTGATCATTCCATGCGATCGTTGGGTTCTGGAACCACAAAAAGGTCGCACCAATTAAGAGGTATTGGAGAAAAATGAAGATGTAGTAGTGGGGTTTTAACTCCCCTAGAATATTAAAGAGTTGTCTGCTGATTAAGACCGAAAAAACAGCTAATAATGAAGAAAGAAGTTGCGTTCAAGTTAGGTTTTGGAAGTTCCATGTCAGAATCACAGGATAAGATGAAAGTGATAGACAAGTAGTTTAATTGATATGGATGAAGATTGAGTAGGTAGTATGCTTGAGGGAGGAAGGATCCGTGTGGTTCATGGGGTTGGCTGTGATTCACGAGGGGTGGGTTGGATCATGATGAGCCTGCCACCTTGGTGCTTCATCAGAAGAAGTAACATTGTGTGCAACTAAACAATGACCCATAGCTTTTTTTCTTGAGGGAGTGGGTTAGTTAACTGTGCATGATACTTGTTAAAGCATGATACTTTTGTTAATTTACTTCGTGACATAGTCCTGAGTGGGTGGCCATGCATAGGATTTTGAGATGGTAAATACACCTACCTGAAGGACCTATCGCTTGTCATTTCATTTCCATATGCTTCAACATTCAGTTCCAAGCACATATTTCGAGGAACCGGATTTTTCATAGGATGATGCAATGAACTACAGAGACAAAGTGACaacccatttttatttttttttattttttttttttttggtgagaacggcaattcatatagctctaatctgagtacatcctgccaagtcaaaagaaagtccattttttatttttctttccaaacTATTTAacttagaaaatatttttgggtcTAAGAAAAATGAAATGGTATAAAAAAAACTATCCATCAAAGTCTGAAACTAATTTACATATATAAACTAATAAGAaaaacttttgtttttttttctttttataaacaaTTTTTTGGTGTAGCTGAAATGCATACAGAAATTTGAGTGCTAATGCAAGAGTACCATGCTATGGCAGACACTACTACAAAGATCGTTTGGTTACGACAGGGGATCTTATTGATACGGCTACCTCTCTATATTGTGACAACTAGAGCAATATTCAAATAGCTAGCAATCCAGTATTTCATGAGTATACCAAACATATCTAGACTAATTATCATTTATATAGCATCATCACATTCCTTGGATGCTCTCTCAACCATTTTTCTCTTCTACGCAGTAGATTGCCATTTTCTTTACAGCGACCAAGCAAAGATGATCTTTTCTCTTTAACAAACTCGCGGCGTATAATCCACCATGAGATCGAGGGGGCTGTTAAATTGTATATGTAACCTGGTATTCTTACCATAGTGTTGACTATGTACCTTGTTGCATGTAGGGACCTCAACCCATAGCTTGACAATAATTGCAAATTTTACCACAACTTTTGGCACATTCTCTTTGAGCCTAACAGAGTCATGCATAATTCATTGGACTTTACTGAAAAGATAGCACAAGATTCTTTGTCATCCAATGGACTTTTTGAGTAGTTTTGCGAAAAATTTCGCATCAAATCAAGAGTGGTGTTTACAGCAATTGCTCTGCTTAAGAAGATTCAATTTCACCCTAGTTAGAAAAAAATTCATAAGGATCTGATCCTTCTGTAGCACTACCATAATCAAATTTTACGTGTCTATATTCAGCAAGTTACCTATTGTTGACATCTTTTCCAACCGTTTTGTACtgctatttttcttcttcttgaggcTCTTCCTCCCTGTAatcaaaaaaagatagaaacttATCCAACCAAGATCCATAATTCAGTCTTCTGCCATGCAGCACACTGATGAATTCAGAAGTTAGTGCTTCAAGAAGCTGAAGAGAGCAATAAAAGCACATGAATCGGGAATGGAACGCAATACCAAACTAATCGATGCATTTCCATCTCAGAAGCATAATCGAAATGCTTACAATGGCACAACCTGAAAGAATTATAATAAAAGAAGATACAGCTTGAAGAAGACACGAGCATGTATTGTTCTTTAGTACATCACATTGTTCTCAACTACAGAGTGATGGCAGCTTGAAGGAGAAAAAGTAAGATGGCAAGTGCCCTGTCCTTCTAATGTAGTCTGCTTTCTCCGACGTTCTAGTAGTCCTCTCATTCAGTTTGGCCTCTGCATTAGCACGCTTCTCCTCCGATATTCTCCGTGTCGCGGCCAACTTGTTTGCTAGCTTTTCTTGAGCCCGAGATTTCATCCTTTCAGCCTTCAACTAGGAGCAGCAGCGTGGTTAGAATTAGCCTTAGCCCAGAGAAGAGGTCATAACATATAATGATGTCGAGCAGAATTGTAATATGATCTGTTGTTCACATCAAAAGAACAGCTTACCATTATGATTTGCCAAAGCAGAGAGGTGAAGGCAATTAAATTCTTTTGCCTGTTCAGATATAAACACATACAGTTTCCTTTATTTACTTGGGCTTTAACTTGTTATGTAACTCATTATGGGTTTCCCAAGGCtaataagaaacaaataaaattgTGATGATATGGAAAAATAATAGTCCAAATCTTAGAAAAAGATACTTGGCTAGCAATACTGATGACCATCATAATGGCGTAAGATTCCAATCTAATTTTTTGTTTACGGAACGAAGATTTTTCATGACGACAAACAAAAGAAATTGTAacatttttcatgattttttcaGCCACTTTGTTTGAGTGTCAGATAAGGGCAAACTTTGTTCATTAACTTGGAAGATTATCCATGGTTATTTCTTGGCAGCTACTTGCAAGCATCAGAAATAATTGTCTGCTACCAATAGGACGTTTTTTGCTAGGAGAAGGCATCACTGTGATACCTTGAACTTTTACAGTGTATACCAGTTTTTAGCTGTATCGGAGATTTGGCATACCAGTTATTGCAGGGAAATCTAAAATTCTATCAGAAGGATATACTAAACAATAACGAAGAAAAatcttaaataaataaaaaataatagacaAAAAGGTGGTGATTCAGTACCTCCATCCTCCTCATCTCCATTTCagcttttcttttctcatgATTCTCCCATGCTTGTATGTTCACTTCTTCACGCTTGTATCTGAAAATACATAGCCTAGATGTTTAGTGAAATTGATGTAGTGTAATTGCCatcacatatatatttaaaacctaTGGAGATCAAAGTTACTGACAAATCAGAGGAACTTTTTACTTAACCAAGACAGTAGAGACTGGTATGCGACCATCCGATACTTCAGCTGTCAATGTTGTATGTTAAAAATGGATTTGTAGAAAGTAGAAGAGAACAACGGAAATGCTTGCTTGGTATAATTAGATATACAGTGAACGGTCTGTCTACCTCTGTATTATATAAAGATGCAGCATTCAACATATGATTCACCAATGAAGGTCGAAACATCTTCTTTCAATCATGTTTTCAGAGCTCTGGCAGCTAACTTCTTTAATATAGCTCAGGACATATCAGAAATGTATACTAAGGTGCATCACATCTACAGATCTTTCTTAGAATACTCCTTTCACCTTGTTGTATTAATTTGTCTATCTCgtcttttattatatatatgtatatatatatatatatatatatatatatatatatatatatatatatatatatatatatatatatatatattatcatgGATTCTTAAGACCCTGATATGACAAAAGCAAGGGGAAGCACCTTAAGATGATGCTTCAGACAAAGTTTTTACCACCAATGTTTTACTTAAATCCAGAGAAGGCCCTTAAGTGCTCCAAGGGTAAGGTATGTGAATGACTTGTCAGTTAAAAGAAGAGCCTGAGTATCCTTCAATCCGCATTCATTTTTGGTCTACAAAAAATGACATGAATTCCACATTGAGGGGCAGGTAAACTCTGAGAATCTctttatttacaaaaaaaaaaaaaaaaaaactctgaggATCTCCTCCCAGAGAAAGCAAATTATAGAGATGATTAATGGCACAAGCTTATAGGCAAGCCACTGTCATTGAAATGCATTCAATTCATCCAACAAAATCTCTAGTCATGACGAGGAGTTCATTATAGAAATTGGAACAATAAACATGGcaaatcagaaaaaaagaaagactaATAGTATGAGGATGAAGACTCATAAAATTACCTTGCCTTGTACTTGGCGCATTCAGCCTCATCCCAAGCCATGGCTCGGGACTCGAGAGAGTCGAGGTTCCTAATTTGCTCTGCAACCTTGTTCTCAGATATCTTGCTGGCATCTAATTCACCACTTACCTTGCCAAAGAACACTGGCTCACCTTTCCTCTCCAAATTCTTGATACCTTCTTGGTAGCTCTCATGGGTTCGGGCGCCTTGCCGGCGCCTTGCCGGAGTGGATGGTCTCGAAGAAATGGGACTTCTCAATACAGGAGTTGCAGCTCCTAATGGTGTACCAGCCCTGGAGGGCTCCTTGCTAGCTATGGGGGTCATCTCCGTACCCATATCCCTCACACAAACTGACCTTACTTCCATAGCAGAATCCTCAACTGGCTTATCGATCCTCCAGAATGGCTCATGACATTCTATTTTCTTCATttctccttcatcttgaacAGGGATTTCCAGTGCTGCATCAACTTCTAATGCCCCATCTGCACTGCTGAAAGAATCCCTTCCCTTCGGAGGCATCGGAGCGAGCAGTCTCCTATCATCAGCATTAGAATTCCGGGGCTTGCTGTTGCTGTGACAGTGATACCCTCCACCAGATAATCCAACCAGCCA
Encoded here:
- the LOC103714760 gene encoding inactive LRR receptor-like serine/threonine-protein kinase BIR2 produces the protein MAIPRRRAISFLPLLLLPLLLVLSVATDEDDVRCLRGVQQALSAPDGGLNWNFSNKTVGFVCNFVGVSCWNPQENRVIALSLPSMSLSGTIPSALQYCRAATTLDLSSNSLSGLIPSDLCDWLPFLVTLDLSSNSLSGPVPPELSKCRFLNALLLSSNSFSGPIPASLSQLNRLKKLDLSSNQLSGPIPNQLSSFDSSSFANNPSLCGHPVSSGCGRRLTRTSLIIIIAAGVFGAAVSLILAFAIWRWCFSGTPSSRRKKSDGRDAERLDGSRWWAERLRSSHNRLVPVSLFQKPIVKVKLADLMAATADFHPDHIVTAGSGRTGTSYEAVLPDGSALTVKRLHGCILPEKLFRVEMGRIGQLRHPNLVPLLGFCVVEDERLLVYKHMSNGALSVALRSAGEEIDWPARLRIGVGAARGLAWLHHGFQVPFLHQSMSSSAVLLDEDYEARITDFGLTRLVRPSSGDGHNTSPFMNGDFGEFGYAAPEYSTNPLATTKGDVYGFGLVLLELATGQRPTEITSNAAGEGFKGSLVDWVNQLAAAGRIADAIDKSIRGRGHDGEIVQFLKVALGCVVAQPNERSSMYQVYQSLKAIGEDHDLSEQFDEFPLVYGKDDPDTM
- the LOC103714759 gene encoding remorin 1.4-like isoform X1, yielding MRPVDDKAHYIYGSAQDNPICNSYNLEFQNGNAMNKARSHRKVVGSRTKPTPSKWDDAQKWLVGLSGGGYHCHSNSKPRNSNADDRRLLAPMPPKGRDSFSSADGALEVDAALEIPVQDEGEMKKIECHEPFWRIDKPVEDSAMEVRSVCVRDMGTEMTPIASKEPSRAGTPLGAATPVLRSPISSRPSTPARRRQGARTHESYQEGIKNLERKGEPVFFGKVSGELDASKISENKVAEQIRNLDSLESRAMAWDEAECAKYKARYKREEVNIQAWENHEKRKAEMEMRRMELKAERMKSRAQEKLANKLAATRRISEEKRANAEAKLNERTTRTSEKADYIRRTGHLPSYFFSFKLPSLCS
- the LOC103714759 gene encoding uncharacterized protein LOC103714759 isoform X2, yielding MRPVDDKAHYIYGSAQDNPICNSYNLEFQNGNAMNKARSHRKVVGSRTKPTPSKWDDAQKWLVGLSGGGYHCHSNSKPRNSNADDRRLLAPMPPKGRDSFSSADGALEVDAALEIPVQDEGEMKKIECHEPFWRIDKPVEDSAMEVRSVCVRDMGTEMTPIASKEPSRAGTPLGAATPVLRSPISSRPSTPARRRQGARTHESYQEGIKNLERKGEPVFFGKVSGELDASKISENKVAEQIRNLDSLESRAMAWDEAECAKYKARYKREEVNIQAWENHEKRKAEMEMRRMEIILQFCSTSLYVMTSSLG